A DNA window from Actinokineospora baliensis contains the following coding sequences:
- a CDS encoding WxL protein peptidoglycan domain-containing protein, with translation MKRIWRRAVLSGLLALLGTGLTGLVPAHATTAAAAAPATFGVRPATAQAPDNRPNFSYSATPGAVVVDHVAVSNVSNDPLSLKLYPNDAFNTPDGGFDLLASNAKSVDVGAWVTVDSGQVEVPGRTTKIVPFRLSIPQNATPGDHVGGIVAALVTEATNAEGQRVAVEQRVGARVYLRVSGDLMPKLSIEDLSADYEHSLFGRGDTVVEYTVRNSGNVRLGGKQTVTVETPWGSGTAAQNLADLPELLPGNTFRVRTVVSGVLPAGWLDALVHIDPVAPPGPQPQAQAVDASVTAVAVPWLLLILVLLVVALVLFLLWRRRQRRARPVVEPEPLPEVEHAV, from the coding sequence ATGAAGCGGATCTGGCGCCGTGCGGTGCTCTCCGGTCTGCTGGCGCTGCTGGGCACCGGGCTGACCGGACTGGTCCCGGCGCACGCCACCACCGCCGCCGCGGCAGCACCCGCCACCTTCGGCGTGCGCCCGGCGACCGCCCAGGCGCCGGACAACCGCCCGAACTTCAGCTACAGCGCGACACCCGGCGCGGTCGTGGTCGACCACGTCGCGGTGTCGAACGTGTCCAACGACCCGCTCTCGCTCAAGCTCTACCCCAACGACGCGTTCAACACCCCCGACGGCGGATTCGACCTGCTGGCTTCCAATGCCAAGTCGGTCGACGTCGGCGCCTGGGTCACCGTGGACTCCGGCCAGGTCGAGGTCCCCGGTCGCACCACCAAGATCGTGCCGTTCCGGCTGAGCATCCCGCAGAACGCCACCCCCGGCGACCACGTCGGCGGCATCGTGGCCGCGCTGGTCACGGAGGCCACCAACGCCGAGGGGCAGCGGGTCGCCGTCGAGCAGCGCGTGGGCGCCCGGGTGTACCTGCGCGTCTCCGGTGACCTCATGCCCAAGCTGAGCATCGAGGACCTCTCCGCCGACTACGAGCACTCGCTGTTCGGCCGCGGCGACACCGTCGTCGAGTACACCGTGCGCAACTCCGGCAACGTCCGCCTCGGCGGCAAGCAGACGGTCACCGTCGAGACCCCCTGGGGCTCCGGGACCGCCGCGCAGAACCTGGCGGACCTGCCGGAACTGCTGCCCGGCAACACCTTCCGCGTGCGCACCGTCGTGTCCGGCGTGCTGCCCGCGGGCTGGCTCGACGCGCTGGTGCACATCGATCCGGTCGCGCCGCCAGGCCCGCAGCCCCAGGCGCAGGCGGTCGACGCGAGCGTCACCGCCGTCGCCGTTCCGTGGCTGCTGCTCATCCTCGTGCTCCTGGTCGTCGCACTGGTGCTGTTCCTGTTGTGGCGCAGGCGCCAACGCCGCGCGCGGCCCGTGGTCGAGCCGGAACCGCTGCCGGAGGTGGAACATGCGGTCTAG
- the pstS gene encoding phosphate ABC transporter substrate-binding protein PstS, which translates to MTPQGRARGVGLLAALVVLAAAVVGFAPTAAAQGYVPISGSGSTWSFNALDQWRKNVQQFGIRVNFSGTGSTDGRNQFKAGQVDFAVSEIPYGLTDAGVRDVPPPDGKFAYMPIVAGGTSLMYNLNIAGKRVTNLRLSGDTVTKIFTRKITMWNDAAIAADNPALTLPARQIVPVVRSDGSGSTAQFTSYLADQHGADWDEFCHKAGRVQTPCGFTSAFPSYQGIVGQVGSIGVANYVRQAQSDGAITYVEYSYAKNAGFPVAKLLNKSGFYIGPTAQAVAVGLLKAEIDPNDLTQKLQGVYNSTDDRTYPMSSYSYMILPTAIKGTFNELKGKTLSDFSYYFLCEGQQQAERLGFSPLPINLVQAGLKQVERIPGSTKKPTDISKCNNPTFSTNGTNTLAQTAPHPQECDKKGSTVQCDATGKATSKKGTTTKTTGAAKPGETAPGAGETPGTDPGATGTEGDGAATGDTGEGESTEGGLSAVPVSVDLPQDDGTLLVVVAAVLMVVLVAGPPLVARLMRGKGGS; encoded by the coding sequence ATGACCCCCCAGGGACGCGCGCGCGGGGTCGGCCTGCTGGCCGCCCTCGTCGTGCTCGCCGCCGCCGTGGTCGGGTTCGCCCCGACCGCCGCCGCCCAGGGCTACGTGCCGATCAGCGGATCGGGGTCGACCTGGAGCTTCAACGCGCTCGACCAGTGGCGCAAGAACGTCCAGCAGTTCGGCATCCGGGTCAACTTCTCCGGCACCGGCTCCACCGACGGCCGCAACCAGTTCAAGGCCGGTCAGGTGGACTTCGCGGTGTCGGAGATCCCCTACGGCCTGACCGACGCCGGGGTCCGCGACGTGCCGCCGCCGGACGGCAAGTTCGCCTACATGCCGATCGTCGCCGGTGGCACCTCGCTGATGTACAACCTCAACATCGCGGGCAAGCGGGTGACCAACCTGCGGCTCTCCGGCGACACGGTCACCAAGATCTTCACCCGCAAGATCACCATGTGGAACGACGCGGCGATCGCGGCCGACAACCCGGCGCTGACCCTGCCCGCCCGCCAGATCGTGCCGGTGGTGCGCAGCGACGGCTCCGGCTCGACCGCGCAGTTCACCAGCTACCTCGCCGACCAGCACGGCGCGGACTGGGACGAGTTCTGCCACAAGGCGGGCCGCGTCCAGACCCCGTGCGGTTTCACCTCCGCCTTCCCCTCCTACCAGGGGATCGTCGGCCAGGTCGGCTCGATCGGCGTGGCCAACTACGTGCGGCAGGCGCAGAGCGACGGCGCCATCACCTACGTCGAGTACTCCTACGCCAAGAACGCCGGGTTCCCGGTCGCCAAGCTGCTCAACAAGAGCGGCTTCTACATCGGTCCGACCGCCCAGGCCGTCGCCGTCGGGTTGCTCAAGGCCGAGATCGACCCCAACGACCTGACCCAGAAGCTGCAGGGCGTCTACAACTCGACCGACGACCGCACCTACCCGATGTCGAGCTACAGCTACATGATCCTGCCCACCGCCATCAAGGGCACCTTCAACGAGCTCAAGGGCAAGACGCTCTCGGACTTCTCGTACTACTTCCTGTGCGAGGGCCAGCAGCAGGCCGAGCGGCTGGGGTTCTCGCCGCTGCCGATCAACCTGGTGCAGGCCGGGCTCAAGCAGGTGGAGCGGATCCCCGGCTCGACAAAGAAGCCGACCGACATCAGCAAGTGCAACAACCCGACCTTCTCCACCAACGGCACCAACACCCTCGCCCAGACCGCGCCGCACCCGCAGGAGTGCGACAAGAAGGGCTCGACGGTCCAGTGCGACGCCACCGGCAAGGCGACGTCGAAGAAGGGCACCACCACCAAGACCACCGGCGCCGCCAAGCCCGGTGAGACCGCCCCCGGCGCCGGGGAAACCCCGGGGACCGACCCGGGTGCGACCGGCACCGAGGGCGACGGGGCCGCGACGGGGGACACCGGCGAGGGGGAGAGCACCGAGGGCGGCCTGTCCGCCGTCCCGGTCTCGGTGGACCTGCCGCAGGACGACGGCACGTTGCTCGTCGTGGTCGCCGCCGTGCTGATGGTCGTGCTCGTCGCGGGTCCGCCGCTGGTGGCCCGGCTGATGCGGGGCAAGGGGGGATCATGA
- a CDS encoding STAS domain-containing protein yields the protein MDLRLDPAPAPGVVLVAIGGEVDLVAAGILERFLLGAVAEQRSSKPGLIVDLSDAQFFGCAGLNALLAAQRRLERTGGWLRLVDVSAAVSRVLDANGMNTHLKVTTSGA from the coding sequence GTGGATCTTCGGTTGGACCCGGCTCCGGCCCCCGGGGTGGTGCTGGTCGCGATCGGCGGCGAGGTGGACCTGGTCGCGGCGGGCATCCTGGAGCGGTTCCTGCTCGGTGCGGTCGCCGAGCAGCGCAGCAGCAAACCGGGCCTGATCGTCGACCTGTCGGACGCGCAGTTCTTCGGCTGCGCGGGCCTCAACGCCCTGCTGGCCGCCCAGCGCAGGCTCGAGCGCACGGGCGGCTGGCTGCGCTTGGTCGACGTCTCCGCCGCGGTGTCGCGCGTGCTCGACGCCAACGGCATGAACACCCACCTCAAAGTCACCACCTCCGGAGCCTGA
- the pstA gene encoding phosphate ABC transporter permease PstA — protein MSTVEAQPVPAYPQPTQRVPQPVPGRHRAPLAPEVRRDTRSIRRADIVALIGALVAAVALTGVLFDQIAPFSGVVGFVAIAYPLFLGIYALLVSLEESALTVRDKLVSALVHSIAVLAVAALIVIIAYPVVKGWPALTHLNFFTEDMADAGTLDPLEFGGILHAIVGTLEQISIALVVTVPLGLATAVFLNETRGVFTRLVRTVVEAMTALPSIVAGLFIYASLILLLGFQRSGFAAGCAISIMMLPIMIRAADVVLRLVPSSLREASLALGAGQLRTVWHVVLPTARSGLTTSVLLATARGVGETSPVLIAAGFTPYLNANPFVDAQVSLPLATYQMVASSEETMQTRAFGAASVLILLVLILFVLARVLGGREAGALSAGQQRRRAKASVRDRERFIAAANHRPGSGSPLPDPQQGAQS, from the coding sequence ATGTCCACTGTGGAAGCCCAGCCCGTGCCCGCGTACCCGCAACCGACCCAGCGGGTGCCGCAGCCCGTCCCCGGTCGCCACCGCGCGCCCCTGGCGCCCGAGGTCCGCCGCGACACCCGCTCCATCCGCCGCGCCGACATCGTCGCGCTGATCGGCGCGCTGGTGGCCGCGGTGGCGCTGACCGGGGTGCTCTTCGACCAGATCGCCCCGTTCTCCGGCGTGGTCGGCTTCGTCGCCATCGCCTACCCGCTGTTCCTGGGGATCTACGCGCTGCTGGTGTCGCTGGAGGAGAGCGCGCTGACGGTGCGCGACAAGCTGGTCTCCGCGCTGGTGCACAGCATCGCCGTGCTGGCCGTCGCGGCGCTGATCGTGATCATCGCATACCCCGTGGTCAAGGGCTGGCCCGCGCTGACCCACCTCAACTTCTTCACCGAGGACATGGCCGACGCGGGCACCCTGGACCCGCTGGAGTTCGGCGGGATCCTGCACGCCATCGTCGGCACGCTCGAGCAGATCAGCATCGCGCTGGTGGTCACCGTCCCGCTCGGACTGGCCACCGCGGTGTTCCTCAACGAGACCAGGGGCGTGTTCACCCGGCTGGTGCGCACCGTCGTCGAGGCGATGACCGCGCTGCCCTCGATCGTGGCCGGTCTGTTCATCTACGCCTCGCTGATCCTGCTGCTGGGCTTCCAGCGCTCCGGGTTCGCCGCGGGCTGCGCGATCAGCATCATGATGCTGCCGATCATGATCCGCGCCGCCGACGTGGTGCTGCGGTTGGTGCCCAGTTCGCTGCGCGAGGCCTCGCTGGCCCTGGGCGCGGGCCAGTTGCGCACGGTGTGGCACGTGGTGCTGCCGACCGCGCGCTCCGGTCTGACCACCAGCGTCCTGCTGGCCACCGCGCGCGGTGTCGGCGAGACCTCGCCGGTGCTCATCGCCGCGGGCTTCACCCCGTACCTCAACGCCAACCCGTTCGTCGACGCGCAGGTCTCCCTGCCGCTGGCCACCTACCAGATGGTGGCCTCGTCCGAGGAGACCATGCAGACCCGCGCGTTCGGCGCCGCCTCGGTGCTGATCCTGCTGGTGCTCATCCTGTTCGTCCTCGCCCGGGTGCTCGGCGGGCGCGAGGCGGGCGCCCTGTCGGCCGGTCAGCAGCGCCGCAGGGCCAAGGCGTCGGTGCGCGACCGCGAGCGGTTCATCGCCGCGGCCAACCACCGCCCCGGTTCCGGTTCCCCCCTCCCCGACCCGCAGCAAGGAGCTCAGTCATGA
- a CDS encoding Ig-like domain-containing protein, with the protein MRTNVFTRRLVGGAIAFAAATAATLGAAGIAAAAAPPGNLGTLSINKTSGLDTDAPTFTTSAGCTPDSDGYSLFVYGPGAWDAGFTATPVTDVGFSQSGGFPIVQGLSFKDIAVDNATTIVPGKYTVAAYCVDQFAAENKGAFTRDIWFTSATAWRDSDPAVQNPSTTALSVTPAAPVVSGTNVTLTANVTPATAAGTVQFKDGAGDLGAPVTVVGGVATLSTTALPTGARSLTASFSGAGYVTSTSSAVTYQVNAPAAVSTTTALAVTPSGTAAAYSPVTLSATVNPGAAAGAVQFFDGANALGNPVAVSAGAASLTTSTLAVGAHNFTARFVPTNAAAYEPSVSLGVALEVTPFAGVTASQNITTTVLAGELLISVANQNVVLPSPVMAADGSLLTTAGSLNPIKVTDTRAGNPGWNVSGQVSDFVNGANSINGANLGWTPKLVDKSAPQVIAVGAQVNPANAIAPGATAPNGLGLAAARVLATAAALGGNGTANLSADLALNVPTSTVAGTYSALLTLTAI; encoded by the coding sequence GTGCGTACGAACGTCTTCACCCGCAGGCTGGTCGGCGGGGCCATCGCCTTCGCGGCAGCGACCGCTGCCACCCTCGGCGCGGCGGGCATCGCCGCCGCGGCGGCGCCCCCCGGAAACCTGGGCACCCTGAGCATCAACAAGACCTCCGGTCTTGACACCGACGCCCCCACCTTCACCACGTCCGCGGGCTGCACCCCGGACTCCGACGGCTACAGCCTGTTCGTCTACGGGCCGGGTGCGTGGGACGCGGGCTTCACCGCGACCCCCGTCACCGACGTCGGCTTCTCGCAGAGCGGCGGCTTCCCGATCGTCCAGGGCCTGTCCTTCAAGGACATCGCGGTGGACAACGCCACCACGATCGTCCCGGGCAAGTACACCGTCGCCGCCTACTGCGTCGACCAGTTCGCCGCCGAGAACAAGGGCGCGTTCACCCGCGACATCTGGTTCACCTCCGCCACCGCGTGGCGCGACAGCGACCCGGCCGTGCAGAACCCCAGCACCACCGCGCTCTCGGTCACCCCGGCCGCCCCGGTCGTCTCGGGCACCAACGTGACCCTGACCGCCAACGTCACCCCGGCCACCGCCGCGGGCACCGTCCAGTTCAAGGACGGCGCAGGCGACCTCGGTGCCCCGGTGACCGTGGTCGGCGGTGTCGCGACCCTCTCCACCACCGCGCTGCCCACCGGTGCGCGTTCGCTGACCGCCTCCTTCTCGGGCGCGGGCTACGTCACCTCCACCTCGTCGGCCGTGACCTACCAGGTCAACGCCCCCGCGGCCGTCTCCACCACGACCGCCCTCGCGGTCACCCCGAGCGGTACCGCCGCCGCGTACTCGCCCGTCACCCTCTCCGCCACCGTGAACCCGGGTGCGGCCGCCGGTGCGGTGCAGTTCTTCGACGGTGCCAACGCCCTGGGCAACCCGGTCGCCGTGTCCGCCGGTGCGGCCTCGCTGACCACCTCCACCCTCGCGGTGGGCGCGCACAACTTCACCGCGCGCTTCGTCCCCACCAACGCCGCCGCCTACGAGCCCTCGGTCTCGCTGGGCGTCGCCCTCGAGGTCACCCCGTTCGCCGGTGTGACCGCGTCGCAGAACATCACCACCACCGTGCTCGCCGGTGAGCTGCTCATCAGCGTCGCCAACCAGAACGTGGTCCTGCCCTCCCCGGTCATGGCCGCCGACGGTTCGCTGCTGACCACCGCTGGCTCGCTCAACCCGATCAAGGTCACCGACACCCGCGCGGGCAACCCGGGCTGGAACGTCTCCGGCCAGGTGTCCGACTTCGTCAACGGCGCCAACTCCATCAACGGCGCGAACCTGGGCTGGACCCCGAAGCTCGTCGACAAGTCCGCCCCCCAGGTGATCGCCGTCGGTGCGCAGGTCAACCCGGCCAACGCCATCGCCCCGGGTGCCACCGCGCCCAACGGCCTCGGCCTGGCCGCCGCCCGCGTTCTCGCCACCGCCGCCGCCCTCGGCGGCAACGGCACCGCGAACCTGTCGGCCGACCTCGCCCTCAACGTCCCCACCTCCACCGTGGCGGGCACCTACTCGGCGCTGCTGACCCTCACCGCCATCTGA
- a CDS encoding substrate-binding domain-containing protein has product MSKKQRLIVVASAALALAGVFAGTAQADPTGAPTYRELAGTGSDTTQTVMNGLADAITINGTKVLGSYDARGTAQITTKDGIPACTFNRPENSGGGVAALKNSMTTGDGCVQFARSSSNSAAANADMKFIPFAIDALTYAVRSDSAVPKKLTKAQLTAIYTCTNTAFKPLAPQFGSGTRAFFIRSVMPTGTVDSTNLFGTNGQYSCVNDKDAANEPIQEHVGTYLTDTRHLLPYSIAVYNSQVYGNAPAAQGKAVLGTVDNIQPTNLNTSSVFKRDVYNVIPANKLEVAPYNTVFVGANSAICTRGDVITRYGFGVAPNCGVPVQ; this is encoded by the coding sequence GTGAGCAAGAAGCAGCGTTTGATCGTTGTGGCCTCCGCCGCGCTCGCCCTGGCGGGCGTGTTCGCCGGTACCGCCCAGGCGGACCCGACCGGTGCGCCGACCTACCGCGAGCTGGCCGGTACCGGCTCCGACACCACCCAGACGGTGATGAACGGCCTCGCCGACGCCATCACCATCAACGGCACCAAGGTGCTCGGTTCGTACGACGCCCGCGGCACCGCCCAGATCACGACGAAGGACGGCATCCCCGCCTGCACCTTCAACCGCCCGGAGAACTCCGGCGGTGGCGTGGCCGCCCTGAAGAACAGCATGACCACCGGTGACGGTTGCGTCCAGTTCGCGCGCTCCTCCTCGAACTCGGCGGCCGCCAACGCGGACATGAAGTTCATCCCGTTCGCGATCGACGCGCTGACCTACGCGGTCCGCAGCGACAGCGCGGTGCCCAAGAAGCTGACCAAGGCCCAGCTGACCGCGATCTACACCTGCACCAACACCGCGTTCAAGCCGCTGGCCCCGCAGTTCGGTTCCGGCACCCGCGCGTTCTTCATCCGCTCGGTCATGCCGACCGGCACCGTCGACTCGACGAACCTGTTCGGCACCAACGGCCAGTACTCCTGCGTCAACGACAAGGACGCGGCCAACGAGCCGATCCAGGAGCACGTCGGCACCTACCTGACCGACACCCGCCACCTGCTGCCCTACTCGATCGCGGTCTACAACTCGCAGGTCTACGGCAACGCCCCGGCCGCCCAGGGCAAGGCTGTTCTCGGCACCGTCGACAACATCCAGCCGACCAACCTGAACACCTCCTCGGTGTTCAAGCGCGACGTCTACAACGTGATCCCGGCCAACAAGCTCGAGGTCGCCCCGTACAACACCGTGTTCGTCGGCGCCAACTCGGCGATCTGCACCCGCGGCGACGTCATCACCCGCTACGGCTTCGGTGTCGCGCCCAACTGCGGCGTCCCGGTCCAGTAG
- a CDS encoding phosphate ABC transporter ATP-binding protein gives MTSPLPVPGAERASIDAREVSAWFGDRKVLDRVSLLMPGGSVTALIGPSGCGKSTFLRTLNRMHELIPGASLAGEVLLSGVDIYDPGRKLTDARKQIGMVFQKPNPFPAMSIYDNVIAGLKLTGLKVARSERDDLVEQCLTKAGLWVEVRDRLRQPGGALSGGQQQRLCIARSLAVRPKVLLMDEPCSALDPTSTRRIEQTIAELGHEVTIIIVTHNMQQAARVSQQCAFFLAEQGTPGVIVEAGPTQQIFTSPNDQRTSDYVNGRFG, from the coding sequence ATGACCAGCCCCCTGCCCGTGCCCGGCGCCGAGCGGGCCAGCATCGACGCGCGCGAGGTGTCCGCCTGGTTCGGCGACCGCAAGGTCCTCGACCGGGTGTCGCTGCTGATGCCCGGCGGGTCGGTGACCGCGCTGATCGGCCCCTCCGGCTGCGGCAAGTCGACGTTCCTGCGCACCCTCAACCGGATGCACGAGCTGATCCCCGGCGCCTCGCTGGCGGGCGAGGTCCTGCTCTCCGGGGTCGACATCTACGACCCGGGCCGCAAGCTCACCGACGCCCGCAAGCAGATCGGGATGGTGTTCCAGAAGCCCAACCCGTTCCCGGCGATGTCCATCTACGACAACGTGATCGCGGGCCTGAAGCTGACCGGGCTCAAGGTCGCCCGCTCCGAGCGCGACGACCTGGTCGAGCAGTGCCTGACCAAGGCGGGCCTGTGGGTCGAGGTCCGCGACCGGCTCCGCCAGCCGGGTGGCGCGCTCTCCGGCGGGCAGCAGCAGCGGCTGTGCATCGCCCGCTCGCTCGCGGTGCGGCCCAAGGTGCTGCTCATGGACGAGCCGTGCTCGGCGCTGGACCCGACCTCGACCAGGCGCATCGAGCAGACGATCGCCGAGCTCGGCCACGAGGTGACGATCATCATCGTGACGCACAACATGCAGCAGGCGGCCCGGGTTTCGCAGCAGTGCGCGTTCTTCCTCGCCGAGCAGGGCACCCCGGGTGTGATCGTCGAGGCAGGGCCGACGCAGCAGATCTTCACCTCGCCCAACGACCAGCGCACCTCCGACTACGTCAACGGCCGGTTCGGCTGA
- a CDS encoding sortase codes for MLDTPPPAPPPPGLPPSGLPELGLLEGKYRPERPALLLAGQMVAILGAVLLCFVAQLVFLGALKHERDQNSAYNALRTDLAKATAPVSGLTEDGRLLDSGTPVAIIEIPRLRLQEVVLEGTSARTLKSGPGHVRNTPLPGQSGTSLIYGRKAAYGGPFAQIDKLRQGDEIVVTTGQGEHRYMVQGVRRVNDKERVAPAGEGRLTLATADGSYFLPTDVIRVDAKLVSEVQAKTRQLPAFAVPDNERAMVGDRSALVPVALWTLILAAAGVGAVYVRQRVGRWQAWVIGVPVVGAVALTLADHTAALLPNLM; via the coding sequence ATGCTCGACACACCCCCGCCTGCCCCGCCGCCACCGGGCCTGCCGCCATCGGGCCTGCCGGAGCTGGGCCTGCTGGAAGGGAAGTACCGGCCGGAACGGCCCGCACTGCTGCTGGCCGGGCAGATGGTGGCCATCCTCGGCGCGGTGCTGCTGTGCTTCGTCGCCCAGCTCGTCTTCCTCGGCGCGCTCAAGCACGAGCGCGACCAGAACTCCGCCTACAACGCCCTGCGCACCGACCTGGCCAAGGCGACCGCGCCGGTGTCCGGGCTGACCGAGGACGGCAGGCTGCTCGACAGCGGCACCCCGGTCGCGATCATCGAGATCCCGCGGCTGCGGCTGCAGGAGGTCGTCCTCGAGGGCACCTCCGCGCGCACCCTGAAGTCCGGGCCGGGGCACGTGCGCAACACGCCGCTGCCCGGCCAGTCCGGCACGAGCCTGATCTACGGCCGCAAGGCGGCATACGGCGGACCGTTCGCCCAGATCGACAAGCTGCGCCAGGGCGACGAGATCGTGGTCACCACCGGCCAGGGCGAGCACCGCTACATGGTGCAGGGCGTGCGCCGCGTCAACGACAAGGAGCGGGTCGCCCCCGCTGGCGAGGGGCGGCTGACCCTGGCCACCGCGGACGGGTCCTACTTCCTGCCGACCGACGTCATCCGGGTCGACGCCAAGCTGGTGTCGGAGGTGCAGGCCAAGACCAGGCAGCTGCCCGCGTTCGCGGTGCCCGACAACGAGCGCGCCATGGTCGGCGACCGCTCCGCGCTGGTACCGGTCGCGCTGTGGACGCTGATCCTCGCCGCCGCGGGGGTCGGCGCGGTGTACGTGCGCCAGCGGGTCGGCCGGTGGCAGGCCTGGGTGATCGGGGTGCCGGTGGTCGGCGCCGTCGCGCTCACCCTCGCCGACCACACCGCCGCCCTGCTGCCCAACCTGATGTGA